The nucleotide sequence ttgttgttattttgttgTCATGTAATTTGTCTAGTTTATCCAATACTACGTTTTACACGGTTATATACTTAAATTTATCAAGGTTGGACAAATTTGATGTAAAGAGAATTGAGACACGCCTCTCTCCTAAGCAGTGGCAGATGTGGTTCTTTGCACGGCAAGttcatttttactttttagtGTTATTAACTTTTGAACagaaatatatatatgaattaaaATCGTTAAAATTTCAACAAATCATATATATGAACCATTGTTTTTAAAGGCGCAATgttaaaaaccttaaaattaaaatttatcaaGTTTAAATCTTAAATCTGCATGTGTTCTGTGTTCTGAAgattagttttttcttttcactGTTAGATTGGTTTGTAGGGTATTTGATATAGTCCCTTCCGGGCTCCTAATACTTTCAATCCAATATAGctggaatttttattttttattttttgaaattttttggtaACACTATAAACATTACCATTgataaacaatgaataatatagCTCGAAAGTTGTACGGTAAATTTATGACTCTTTTTCTCGAGCAATAGGTTTGAGTGGTAACAATGGTAAAACGTAACctaaaaagaactatttatataAATCTGTCATCTGATGGCCAAAGCTAATTGCACAATGATATCAATTCAAGGAAAGGCAGTTCTAAAATTTTGTGCAGTTAATACCTGTATCTTGGCCTATAATCTGGACAATTACACAACAAAAGCTAATAAcaaaaagaaacaactaaaaaaataaagACTACAGAATCTAaccaaccaaaagaaaaagaaaaataaataaaactcagaaaGTTTGTTTTCTAAAGTTTTCTGTTCTAGTTTCCTGCTAAAATCTTGAAGAGTTCTTCGTTCTACAACTATCTGCTCCATTGTAAAACACTTTCTTGGATCCAATTACAtcactgcaaaaaaaaaaatccataaaATTTATTCACGAAAAAGATTCACAATGTGTTAAATCAAAGTCTGTCGAAGAATAAGGAGCAAACATATAGATAAAGAAAAAACATTATTAAATAGCATTACATAACAAACATatagataagaaaagaaaaacattatTAAATAGCATTacataaaaaacgaaaattttgTCAAGCTAGTAACTAAATACTGAAAACATAACACTAAGCACTCCGCCAATTTTTGATGGCATACCTCTTGTTCTATTAGAGTTTGCAAAGACTACATTATATTGATGATTTAAAAAACAAATACTTGTATGAAAAACAAATATTCAAAATTATGTATATTGTTATAGTTCAAAAGGACGAATAATCCAAATGCATTTGAATTTCTATTGAGTATCCAAAGACCGAATAGGGGCACCCCGTGACTTAGTACATGCATTCACATGAAGACAGAGAGCAAACAACAAAGGAATATAATTATGTGAGAGAGAATCTGAAATTTTTACTTGCACCCTTTCTTATCTTATAAAATTGCATGATATATAGTATATACAAAGATGGCATAACATTATTACTCTCCAGTCTCCTCTACCCATATAGTCATATTTGACTGAATTATAttctagaaagaagcatagtatataaagataaaagataaaagatgacactatatatatatatatatatatatatataacactaaaaactcaataacaataatatattaataaatatatcaattcaaaaaaaaacagAGCCTAAAAAGACACTCTTCTGCCTCTGCTGCTTGCTCCAAACAGAGCCAAAATAGGGTAGAATTTCAATTAATCTTACTAGCTAGTAATATGCTTATGAATGTAAGTAGTAATGAAGTGGTAATAGATCAACAAAACTTTCGCACTAAAACATGTTTTTACAAACAACATCTCCTgtttaaaatttttctttttacaAACAATATCTCATGTTTGAAAAAAGTTCACGAAGCTCATTTTTGTGATTATGTCACATAATGTTTATTTTCCTATGTTTGCTGTCAATTATATATGGACTTAGGTTACATGTAAAGATACTTTTATACTATCGGTAAATTTTAACATGTGCAAGTAAATCAATtccctctgttccaatttatatAGTGGAGCtcaaattttaaaagtcaaacttcttaattttgattgaattttttgaaataaaatttatatactaTTTTGGAACTacgtaaaaattaaaaaaatcaaaatatctaAAACGCATATGAAAAATCACAATTATAGAAAAACTCGTTTAACTCTCGAAGTTCGAACTCTGTCCCTCGTTTATCAAACTACCAAttatatttatcaaaaaattcacttatatatatatatatatatatagaacttAACCTCATTCAATATAATATGTATGCGTGGTAAGTAATTTTAAATAATGTATCCCATGATATCTGCAGAATCCGAAGGCAAAGGGCAATTATTCGAGAAAAAAACAATAGATTGCAGCCAAAGTAGAAAACAACAGACATACACATTGACATTCAGACAGGCACATTACAATCAATGGAAAGaagcttttcttttttaaaaaaaaaaaactttacctGTACTTTTTGTGCATGTCTTCCTTCTTCCccaacttttttatttttgaacgtCACTGAAAATTTCCAGCACCTCCAAAAGACTGATGATGGCTTTGTGGTGGCGGCGCAGCTTTTGAATCCAATGTGCTCATCTGCTGCTGATCTCTGTGGCTGCTTCCAAATCCTCCACTCATGCTCCTTACTATTTCCCCAACTCCAAGAAAATCCCTTGTCAACCTATTAGCTTGCTCAGTTCCCATATTTTCCATTGAAAAGTTATTAATCATTTGCTTCTTCTGTGGTGGCTGCTGTTCAAAGTTATTCCCGTAGTCGTTCTGTTGATTTTGATCATTATTACCATAAGCATTTACGACTAGATCATGAAGATGATTCTCGCTTAAAGGGTCGCCATAAACAACGCTGCCAAAGTTGACAGGTGGCGGCGGATGAATATCGGATTTGGTGGCGCTAGAGGATGAACCAAAGGCTTTGAGCAAGGAGGCACTGCTGTTGTTCATGTTGTTGTTGCTTGTTGTGGAACCCATTTGAGCTGCTTTCTGGAGGAGCGCGGTGGCAGACATTGGTGGCGCAGGTGAAGCACTACTGTTGTTATTGAGATGGTTACCGTAGAGAGATGGGATTGAGGAACTTATGTGATGATCAGTACCAAGAAGGCTACTAGCTGAGAACATGTTGGATGAATTATTCGACCCGTCACCACTGCTGTTACTGAACTGATGACTCGGAAGCAATAGACCACCACCTCCTGCTGAAATATTGCTATTTCCATGGCTTCCTACATTTTCACTATTGTTGTTGCTATTCTGGAAGAAATTGAGGTTGAACATGCTAGCCACAGAAGGGGAGCTGTTATTATTTCCATTGTTGTGGAGATCAGGAAGTTGCATTAGGCCATGTATTGACGGCTTATTCGCCGCGTAatcttgatgatttgtttgatcagctggAAGAAAGAAGGACGTCGAAGGGCGGAAAGCTGAGGCGCCAATGGATGTCGTCCCCAT is from Nicotiana tabacum cultivar K326 chromosome 18, ASM71507v2, whole genome shotgun sequence and encodes:
- the LOC107803539 gene encoding uncharacterized protein LOC107803539, whose translation is MAAGPSSAVFLAMREEEQNQQMKQQQQQQQELHIQQQPQQQQAPQKKRRNQPGTPNPDAEIIALSPKTLMATNRFVCEVCNKGFQREQNLQLHRRGHNLPWKLKQKSTKEVKRKVYLCPEPTCVHHDPSRALGDLTGIKKHYSRKHGEKKYKCEKCSKKYAVQSDWKAHTKTCGTREYKCDCGTLFSRRDSFITHRAFCDALAQESARNPPSLSSIGSHLYGSSNNMSLGLSKMGSQISDHSNSTDILHFGSSSNIKTSGQFDHSNLMGTTSIGASAFRPSTSFFLPADQTNHQDYAANKPSIHGLMQLPDLHNNGNNNSSPSVASMFNLNFFQNSNNNSENVGSHGNSNISAGGGGLLLPSHQFSNSSGDGSNNSSNMFSASSLLGTDHHISSSIPSLYGNHLNNNSSASPAPPMSATALLQKAAQMGSTTSNNNMNNSSASLLKAFGSSSSATKSDIHPPPPVNFGSVVYGDPLSENHLHDLVVNAYGNNDQNQQNDYGNNFEQQPPQKKQMINNFSMENMGTEQANRLTRDFLGVGEIVRSMSGGFGSSHRDQQQMSTLDSKAAPPPQSHHQSFGGAGNFQ